The following are from one region of the Deinococcus planocerae genome:
- a CDS encoding aliphatic sulfonate ABC transporter substrate-binding protein, which yields MTPRPTLLALTLALLTPTAAAQGATSVRLGFFPNLTHAPALVGLERGTFQKALGKVKLEPKEFVSGTTLTEAFAAGQIDIAYVGPGPAINAAARGMPLQIIAGASEAGAVLIARKDSGIKTYKDLAGKRVAVPSLGNTQDISLRHILKEQGLKAQTDGGNVTVTPVAPADVLAAFAANRVDATLVPEPWGAALEARGHLLVGSEKTVWRGGAYPTTIVIVNTKFAQANPALVAAFLKAHGEAVAFLTGKPAAAAASVNKELEALTGQKLDLRVLQRAMNRTRFTTNLDPAALGEYAALNVEAGYARGTVDLAPFLNPGLKR from the coding sequence ATGACCCCAAGACCGACGCTGTTGGCCCTGACCCTCGCCCTCCTCACGCCGACCGCCGCCGCCCAGGGCGCGACCTCCGTGCGGCTCGGCTTTTTCCCCAACCTGACGCACGCGCCTGCCCTGGTGGGGCTGGAGCGCGGCACCTTCCAGAAGGCGCTCGGGAAGGTGAAGCTGGAGCCCAAGGAATTCGTCTCCGGAACGACCCTGACCGAAGCCTTTGCGGCGGGGCAGATCGACATCGCCTACGTGGGCCCGGGTCCGGCGATCAACGCGGCGGCGCGGGGGATGCCCCTCCAGATCATCGCGGGGGCGAGCGAGGCGGGCGCGGTCCTGATCGCGCGCAAGGACAGCGGGATCAAGACGTACAAGGACCTCGCCGGGAAGCGGGTGGCGGTGCCCAGCCTGGGCAACACGCAAGACATCAGCCTGCGGCACATCCTCAAGGAACAGGGCCTGAAGGCGCAGACGGACGGCGGCAACGTGACCGTGACCCCGGTGGCGCCCGCCGACGTGCTGGCCGCCTTTGCGGCAAACCGGGTGGACGCCACGCTGGTGCCCGAACCCTGGGGCGCGGCGCTGGAGGCGCGCGGGCACCTGCTCGTCGGCAGCGAGAAGACGGTGTGGCGCGGGGGCGCGTACCCCACCACGATTGTTATCGTCAATACGAAGTTCGCCCAGGCCAACCCGGCCCTCGTCGCGGCCTTCCTGAAGGCGCACGGGGAGGCGGTCGCCTTCCTGACGGGTAAGCCCGCCGCCGCCGCCGCTTCCGTCAACAAGGAGCTGGAGGCGCTGACCGGGCAGAAGCTCGACCTGCGCGTCCTCCAGCGGGCCATGAACCGCACCCGCTTCACGACCAACCTCGACCCGGCGGCCCTGGGCGAGTACGCGGCCCTGAACGTGGAGGCCGGGTACGCCCGGGGCACGGTGGACCTCGCCCCCTTCCTCAACCCGGGGTTGAAGCGGTGA
- a CDS encoding ABC transporter permease, protein MTTTSLDTRTPLRRPSRWRMLGWQLLGLVLLLALWWFVTDVLRLYPPYVFPSPRAVWTEISYGLWGSGPQDGKLLAGIGNSLRRVLVGYASAVVLGGVVGLLMGAWRPLRDTLGAYLTGIQSVPSIAFVPFAILFFGLNERAVLFVVILEGFIPVALAVSGALMNVPPALRIAGRTLGARGLDLTTGVLLPSAVPSILTGLRTAWSFAWRALVGAELLVSASASLGAQLEIGRNTANIALVIATILTIGVIGGVFDALLRVLETRVRRDYGLEVQQ, encoded by the coding sequence ATGACGACGACTTCCCTCGACACCCGGACCCCCCTGCGCCGCCCGTCGCGCTGGCGGATGCTCGGCTGGCAACTCCTCGGGCTGGTGTTGCTTCTCGCCCTGTGGTGGTTTGTGACCGACGTGCTGAGGCTCTACCCCCCTTACGTCTTCCCCAGCCCGCGCGCCGTGTGGACCGAGATCAGCTACGGGCTGTGGGGCAGCGGGCCGCAGGACGGCAAGCTGCTCGCGGGGATCGGCAACAGCCTGCGGCGGGTGCTGGTCGGCTACGCGAGCGCCGTCGTGCTCGGCGGCGTGGTCGGGCTGCTGATGGGGGCGTGGCGACCCCTGCGCGACACCCTCGGCGCGTACCTCACCGGCATCCAGAGCGTGCCGAGCATCGCCTTCGTGCCCTTCGCCATCCTTTTTTTCGGGCTCAACGAGCGGGCGGTGCTGTTCGTGGTCATTCTGGAGGGCTTCATCCCGGTGGCGCTCGCCGTCTCGGGCGCGCTGATGAACGTGCCCCCGGCGCTGCGGATCGCGGGGCGAACGCTGGGAGCGCGCGGGCTGGACCTCACGACGGGCGTGCTGCTGCCGAGCGCGGTGCCCAGCATCCTGACGGGGCTGAGGACCGCGTGGAGCTTCGCGTGGCGGGCGCTCGTGGGGGCGGAGCTGCTCGTCAGCGCGAGTGCGAGCCTGGGCGCGCAACTGGAGATCGGGCGCAACACGGCGAACATCGCGCTCGTGATCGCCACGATCCTGACCATCGGCGTGATCGGCGGGGTGTTCGACGCCCTGCTGCGCGTGCTCGAAACCCGGGTGCGCCGCGACTACGGGCTGGAGGTGCAACAATGA
- a CDS encoding ABC transporter ATP-binding protein, with translation MTATMTPPAATASAPTQGVSLTLDGVTYRYGRGRPGLGPVTLHVAPGEFLCVVGPSGSGKSTLLSLLAGFLRPQAGEIRLGDTPVTGPDPRLALVQQEPALFPWRTVAGNVAFGLERRRFPRSGRAARVQETLRLVGLEGYGPRRVHQLSGGQRQRVSLARALAVQPSLLLLDEPFSALDDRTRTVLADELLGIWWARKVTVVFVTHNLEEALALGQRVVALRGGEVALDAPARELSVGRLREMLEG, from the coding sequence ATGACCGCCACGATGACCCCCCCCGCCGCGACGGCCAGCGCCCCCACCCAGGGGGTCAGCCTGACCCTGGACGGGGTGACCTACCGCTACGGGCGCGGACGGCCCGGCCTCGGCCCGGTGACCCTGCACGTGGCGCCCGGCGAGTTTCTGTGCGTGGTCGGCCCGTCGGGGAGCGGCAAGAGCACCCTGCTCTCGCTGCTGGCGGGCTTCCTGCGGCCCCAGGCGGGCGAGATTCGGCTGGGCGACACGCCGGTCACCGGACCCGACCCACGCCTGGCCCTGGTGCAGCAGGAACCGGCCCTCTTCCCCTGGCGGACGGTCGCGGGCAACGTCGCCTTCGGGCTGGAGCGGCGGCGCTTTCCCCGCTCGGGGCGGGCCGCCCGGGTCCAGGAGACGCTGCGCCTCGTGGGACTGGAGGGGTACGGCCCCCGCCGCGTCCACCAGCTCTCCGGCGGGCAGCGCCAGCGGGTCAGTCTGGCCCGGGCGCTCGCCGTGCAGCCGAGCCTGCTGCTCCTCGACGAGCCCTTCAGCGCCCTCGACGACCGCACCCGCACGGTCCTCGCCGACGAGTTGCTGGGCATCTGGTGGGCGAGGAAGGTCACCGTCGTCTTCGTGACGCACAACCTCGAAGAGGCGCTGGCCCTCGGGCAGCGGGTGGTGGCGCTGCGCGGCGGCGAGGTGGCGCTGGACGCCCCGGCGCGGGAACTGAGCGTGGGGCGGCTGCGGGAGATGCTCGAAGGCTAG